Within Apostichopus japonicus isolate 1M-3 chromosome 23, ASM3797524v1, whole genome shotgun sequence, the genomic segment ACCTCTTGGCTCAACAAAATGTCATCAGTAGAAATTGTAGAGTGACCAACCAGCTTGAATACAACGCTCTTGTCACctgcatttggaaaaaaagtcgAATGATACGGTAGAGAAAGTAATAATTGTACAACCAATTCAGTTTCGCTCTTTCAATTAAACTTGTTGATTATTGATTTTCGTGAGCGACACTGATGGTTAAGAAATCAATTGTGTAGACCTCGTCACagtaaatacaaacatattcGCTATGGTCAAATGTTTACTGATACCCCTATAATTACTAGTTAAAATTGGATTGTAAAGTACTATTGTGTTCTTCTTTGCCAAAAGGTTAATCGATTTGTAAAAAGTAGCATGAGACTGATTAAGGTAGAATGTGTGAGTAGTCGTTGCCGCCGAAAGACTACATGTTCTGGCGCAGTAAATGAAATCGCAAAGATGAACTAATTGGCGTTGGAAAACACCATAATTCCAAAACTATGCTTCTAACCTTGTTCGCAGCCAGGAAATGCCTGTATATTTGCTGCACATTACGTGTGGCAATATTGAGGATAACACAGTCCATCAACTGCTCACTTTCTACATGAAAGTTATAGATCAGTTCTGTGCAATCTATTTCAGTCACGTCTGATAAGCAGTCCAGCTTCATAATAGGTAACGCAGttaattaatattcaagaaACAATTGTAATCGATACCTTTGTCTGACTCGGTCGTCGTCGATGTAGTTGTCTCGATAGGTTTTGTGATATCATTTGTGACAGTCGTAGGATTTCTGTCTTGAATACTCTCTCTGGTACTTGTGTCCGTTGATATTAGACGTTCATCAGATCTGGTAGTAGTTACTATTGTTTGATCTCGAGTCCACGTGCCTAGCAGAGCAGTTTCCACAGTAGTGACATATGGAGTGCTAGCTTTTAGCGTGGTTATTCCATCCTGTGTGGAGGTTTCAACATTTGCAGCCTGGGCTGGGACTTCCATTTCGTTACATAGGTTCCTGTCGTTACAACAATAGTAACATACAGACGGTGAGGTATCGGGGTGACATCCATTAGTATTCTGTGATTCTTGATTCTTGCACGCTAAATCTTGTTTGCACTCTTTACTGACTCTGTGTTGACCGTTCTCATCTCGTATCGTGTTCATGCATACCTGTGTAAAGTCAATTTAGGGACAATAAGAGCGATGGCTCCATTTTAAACAAGGAATATTGAACGATGAGAGAAAAACTTGTTGGGTAGGTGCCTGATCATGAAAAGTCgtgcctgcgtgattgatgacgtcaaaggTCTAATGTCTGAGATGAAAACCCTAAATATAGGTTTTTTAGCCATGTTCTGTTTGTCAATAATGTAGGAAAAGGCTTTACACCACACTATATGAAGAGAATAATGGGACAAAAGTCTAAAATAATTCAGATGTTGGTGTTTGTTTTTGGGGTCGAAGGCAAAGGTCAATTGAAATCAATCACTTTCGCCATGGAGAAGAcgagatctgcaactccatggatttcCCTCTTGTTTGACACGTTGCGATAAAAGAGACATTTAATATATAGGAAAAGTGATATGTATGTTTCTAACATGTTACGATGTAAGGACAGTTGGGTTCCATTACACAACAAGCTATGAGTGGCATGTCCAATTTTTCAGAGAGTGACTATATAGTAACATTGCTACTAAACGATTCCTCTTATATAACAGGAATCGTTTAAGAGAAATGTTCCATACTATGGATTACTTCTCTCATTTGGTAAATTGGGATAGTAAATATCTCAGTGCCTTTAACTAGTGACAGAGTTACATCAGTTGTTTTCGAGGTGAAAATAAATATCATACTTACCTCATCGGATCCACACGTCTGCCATCCTAGGCATTCTATGTCTGAGTTAGGTGTATCAGAGCACGTGTAACAGTCTAACCCTGTGAAAACAACCAGCGTAGTTCCACACACATCTTAAATTATATCATATGTTTATACTACATAGGCCATTGGTGcgtttatatcaaatatttatgCTACATAGAACAGAGGTGCGGTTATATCAAATGTTTATACTACATAGGCTAGTGGTGCCAACTTGGTTAATCGATTTCGTAAAGAGTAGCAAGAGACTGATTAAGGTAGAATGTGTGAGTAGTCGTTGCCGCCGAAAGACTACGTGTTCTGGCGCGGTAATGAAATCGCAAAGATGAACTAATTGGCGTTGAAAAACACCGTGATTCCAAAACTATGCTTCTAACCTTGTTCGCAGCCAGGAAATGCCTGTATATTTGCTGCACATTACGTGTGGCAATATTGAGGATAACACAGTCCATCAACTGCTCACTTTCTACATAAAAGTTATAGATCAGTTCTATAcaatttatttcagtcacgTCTTATAAGATGTCTGAACGAACAGCCTCATAAGCTGAACGTAGttaattaatattcaagaaACAATTGTAATCAATACCTTTGTCTGACTCAGTCGTCGATGTAGTTGTCTCGATAGGTTTTGTGATATCATTTGTGACAGTCGTAGGATTTCTGTCTTGAATACTCTCTCTGGTACTTGTGTCCGTTGATATTAGACGTTCATCAGATCTGGTAGTGGTTACTATTGTTTGATCTCGAGTCCACGTGCCTAGCAGAGTAGTTTCCACAGTAGTGACATATGGAGTGCTAGCTTTTAGCGTGGTTATTCCATCCTGTGTGGAGGTTTCAACATTTGCAGCCAGGGCTGGGACTTCCATCTCGTTACATAGGTTCCTGTCGTTACAACAGTAGTAGCATACAGATGGTGACGTATCGGGATGACATCCTTGAGTATTCTGTGATTCTTGATTATTGCACGCTAAATCTTGTTTGCACTCTTTACTGACTCTATGTTGACCGTTCTCATCTCGTATCGTGTTCATGCATACCTGTGTAAAGTCAATTTAGGGACAATGAGAGCGATGAGTCCTTTTTAAGCAAGGAATATTGAACAATGAGAGAAAAACTTGTTGGGTAGGTGCCTGATTATGTTAAGTCgtgcctgcgtgattgatgacATAATAGGTCTAAGGTCAGAGATGAAAATCcccaaaattggtttttagccattttctgcttgtcaataATGTAGGAAAAGGCTTTACACCACACTATATGTAAAGAGTAATGGGACGAAGTCTAAAATAATACAGATGTTGGTGTTTGGGGTCGAAGGCAAAAGTCAATTGAAATCAATCACTTTCGTCATTGAGAAGAggagatctgcaactccatggattgccccCTTGTTTGACACGTTGTGTTAAAAGAGACATTTAATATATAGGAAAAGTGATACGTATGTTTCTAACATGTTACGATGTGGACAGTTGGGTTCCATTAAACAACAAGCTATGAGTGACATGTCCAAGTTTCCAGAGGGTGACTATATAGTAACATTGCTACTAAACGATTCCTCTTATATAACAGGAATCGTTTAAGAGAAATGTTCCATTCTGTGGATCACTTCTCTCATTTGGTAAATTGGGATAGTAAATGTCTCAGTGCCTTTAACTAGTGACAGAGCTGCATCAGTTTTTTTCAAGGTTAAAATAAATCTCAGACTTACCTCATCGGATCCACACGTCTGCGACCCTAGGCAATCTATATCTGAGTTAGATGTATCAGAGCACGTGTAACAGCTTAACCCTGTGAAAACAACCAGCgtaattccaaacacatcttaAATGACATCATATGTTCATACTACATAGGCCAGTGGTGCGGTTATATCAATTGTTTATACTACATAGGCCAGTGGTGCCAAAAGGTTCATCGATTTGTAAAGAGTAGCATGAGACTTATTAAGGTAGAATGTGTGTAAGTAGTAGTCGTTGCCGCCGAAAGACTACATGTTCTGGCGCAGTAATGAAATCGCAAAGATGAGCTAAGTGGTGTTGAAAAACAACCGTAGTTCCAAAAGTATGCTTCTAACATTGTTTGCAGCCAGTAAATGTCTGTACTTTTGCTTTTCATAACGTGTGGCAATATTGAGGATAACACAGGCCATTAACTGCTCACTTTCTACATGAAAGTTGTAGATCAGTTCTATACAAATTATTACACCCACGTCTGATAAGCTGTCTGTACGAACAGCTTCATAAGAGGTAACGtagttaattagttaattaatattcaagaaACAATTGTAATCGATACCTTTGTCTGGCTCAGTCGTCGATGTAGTTGTCTCGATAGCTTTTGTGATATCATTTGTGACAGTCGTAGGATTTCTGTCTTGAATACTCTCTGTGGTACTTGTGTCCGTAGATAGTAGACGTTCATCAGATCTGGTAGTGGTTACTATTGTTTGATCTCGAGTCCACGTGCCTAGCAGAGTAGTTTCCACAGTAGTGACATGTGGATTGCTAACTTTTAGCGTGGATATTCCATCCTGTGTGGAGGTTTCAACATTTGCAGCCAGGGCTGGGACTTCCATTTCGTTACATAGGTTCCTGTCGTTACAACAGTAGTAGCATACAGACGGTGACGTATCGGGATGACATCCTTGAGTATTCTGTGATTCTTGATTATTGCACGCTAAATCTTGTTTGCACTCTTTACTGACTCTATGTTGACCGTTCTCATCTCGTATCGTGTTCATGCATACCTGTGTAAAGTCAATTAAGGGACAAGGAGAGCGATGGCTCCATTTTAAACAAGGAATATTGAACGACGAAAGAAAACTCTACCTTTGAATCATTAAATTCAATAGTAGAATGCGTCCATAGAAAGCACTCATATCTGGGAGTATGATAGGTAGATCGGGTCGCACTGATCAAAATCAAATACTGAACTTAACGTAGATAGCGGAATCACAAACAGTACCAATAGTCAATGCCACTATGAAATTGTTCAGTAACCGCGATGTATGTGTttctaatttttgttttgtcataattattattattgttttttgaCAACAGTTTAGCGGATTTTCAAGTTCCcatcaaatatttcacaaaacTGCAACTAAACGCCGTGATGAAGTAATATAATAGATATTGTTAACCTTTGATGTTGGTTTTAAAGGCTATGATCTCGCTATCAATGATACTCTTTTGTcaatatgttatattttgcacTTAAAACGTTATACCTTTATCGATTTCGTTTTGTGCTTTTATTTCACTCAATCATCACCGGATATGTTTTTTCATTCCATTGTCAACATAGGTCACCATGACAACGGTATGTC encodes:
- the LOC139964966 gene encoding uncharacterized protein → MEFIYLSSMIQRIFTVSLLMSCQASGLDCYTCSDTPNSDIDCLGSQTCGSDEVCMNTIRDENGQHRVSKECKQDLACNNQESQNTQGCHPDTSPSVCYYCCNDRNLCNEMEVPALAANVETSTQDGISTLKVSNPHVTTVETTLLGTWTRDQTIVTTTRSDERLLSTDTSTTESIQDRNPTTVTNDITKAIETTTSTTEPDKGLSCYTCSDTSNSDIDCLGSQTCGSDEVCMNTIRDENGQHRVSKECKQDLACNNQESQNTQGCHPDTSPSVCYYCCNDRNLCNEMEVPALAANVETSTQDGITTLKASTPYVTTVETTLLGTWTRDQTIVTTTRSDERLISTDTSTRESIQDRNPTTVTNDITKPIETTTSTTESDKGLDCYTCSDTPNSDIECLGWQTCGSDEVCMNTIRDENGQHRVSKECKQDLACKNQESQNTNGCHPDTSPSVCYYCCNDRNLCNEMEVPAQAANVETSTQDGITTLKASTPYVTTVETALLGTWTRDQTIVTTTRSDERLISTDTSTRESIQDRNPTTVTNDITKPIETTTSTTTESDKGDKSVVFKLVGHSTISTDDILLSQEVGSIIKCALLCVFHFCRTFTFDERLLLCNVSRENPPAELPIFDSLMYVMTN